Proteins encoded together in one Acidimicrobiales bacterium window:
- a CDS encoding sodium/proton-translocating pyrophosphatase: protein FHNRPDLVAQDGKTTLKDCIVMASNGEPIPPHMDVTPDSNKCVEISTRSSVREMIAPGTYAVLAPLFVGFLVGPATLVGVLGGAIVSGAMVAIMMSNAGGAWDNAKKYCEKDGTKGLSKEKNDDGSAAASFGIQLARVAGSSLRRRRAAAHRCRPRSSLKYPRKKAHYDACVVGD, encoded by the coding sequence TTCCACAACCGCCCCGATTTGGTGGCGCAGGACGGCAAGACCACGCTCAAGGACTGCATCGTCATGGCGTCGAACGGCGAGCCCATTCCTCCCCACATGGACGTGACCCCCGACAGCAACAAGTGCGTCGAGATCTCGACGCGTTCTTCCGTAAGAGAGATGATTGCGCCGGGCACCTACGCCGTCCTCGCGCCGTTGTTTGTTGGCTTCCTCGTCGGGCCCGCGACTTTGGTCGGCGTCTTGGGCGGCGCCATCGTGAGCGGCGCCATGGTCGCCATAATGATGAGCAACGCCGGCGGCGCCTGGGACAACGCCAAGAAGTACTGCGAGAAGGACGGCACGAAGGGCCTGTCGAAGGAGAAGAACGACGACGGGTCGGCCGCTGCGTCCTTTGGTATTCAACTTGCGCGCGTCGCGGGGAGCTCCCTACGCCGTCGGCGCGCCGCCGCTCACCGCTGTCGCCCGCGCAGCTCGCTCAAGTACCCGCGCAAGAAGGCGCACTACGACGCCTGCGTCGTGGGCGACA